Proteins found in one Quercus robur chromosome 2, dhQueRobu3.1, whole genome shotgun sequence genomic segment:
- the LOC126714379 gene encoding uncharacterized protein LOC126714379, which yields MSASESVGNNTQKKLIKIDISSDTVCPWCFVGKKNLDKAIAASKDNYDFEIRWHPFQLNPSAPKEGINKKEYYRNKFGSQTERIEARMSEVFRGHGLEYNLSGLTGNTLDSHRLMHFAGQQGLDKQHNLMEMLSLGYFTQAKFIGDQEFLLESAKEVGIEGAEEFLRDPNNGLKEVNEELEKYSASISGVPYFVINGSQKLSGAQPPEVFLRAFQVV from the exons ATGTCTGCATCCGAGTCAGTTGGAAACAACACTCAGAAAAAGCTTATAAAAATAGATATCAGTTCAGACACTGTGTGTCCATGGTGCTTTGTgggcaaaaaaaatcttgacaAAGCTATAGCTGCATCTAAAGATAACTATGACTTTGAg ATTAGATGGCATCCATTTCAACTTAATCCTTCTGCCCCAAAAGAAGGCATCAATAAGAAAGAGTATTACAGGAACAAGTTTGGATCTCAAACTGAGAGGATAGAAGCTCGGATGTCGgag GTTTTTAGGGGCCATGGATTGGAATATAACCTTTCAGGACTCAC GGGAAATACTCTAGACAGCCACAGGCTTATGCATTTCGCTGGGCAACAGGGTCTTGATAAGCAACATAATCTTATGGAGATGCTCTCTCTTGGCTACTTCACTCAGGCAAAATTTATTGGTGACCA GGAATTTCTTCTGGAATCTGCTAAAGAGGTTGGGATAGAGGGGGCAGAAGAGTTTCTTCGAGACCCCAACAATGGGTTAAAGGAG GTTAATGAGGAGCTTGAGAAGTACTCAGCAAGTATTTCAGGCGTCCCATATTTTGTG ATTAATGGAAGCCAGAAATTGAGTGGTGCCCAACCCCCAGAGGTCTTTCTAAGAGCTTTCCAAGTAGTCTAG
- the LOC126714378 gene encoding E3 ubiquitin-protein ligase At3g02290-like, whose product MGAVCCCLNNDDLEEYVNPTSAVYRNCTCLSCFVQNLLNVYTSLFRRGEVNSIPSSIQGAASMTSTASLDNSLSGMYRSPPRPLPYDADPRYFRLQRDGLVSRREKGSSHSHEETEPLRSDVDTDPESLNSGDKWNESACEDGSKEYRSKSSVKISSAKTTITGVGNFYTSSEDEDVCPTCLEEYTTENPKIMTKCSHHFHLGCIYEWMERSDSCPVCGKVMVFDETT is encoded by the exons ATGGGTGCCGTCTGTTGTTGTTTGAATAATGATGACTTAGAAGAGTATGTGAATCCAACTAGTGCTGTATATAGGAACTGTACATGTCTCAGTTGCTTTGTTCAGAACCTTCTTAATGTG TATACATCACTATTTAGAAGAGGGGAAGTGAATTCCATCCCTTCGTCTATTCAGGGGGCAGCATCTATGACTTCTACAGCATCACTGGACAACTCTCTATCTGGCATGTATCGTTCTCCTCCAAGGCCCTTGCCTTATGATGCTGACCCCAGATATTTCCGCTTGCAGCGGGATGGACTTGTCTCTAGACGTGAGAAGGGATCAAGTCATTCACATGAGGAGACAGAGCCTCTAAGAAGTGATGTTGATACAGATCCGGAATCTTTAAATTCAGGAGACAAATGGAATGAATCTGCTTGTGAAGATGGATCAAAAGAATACCGTTCTAAATCCTCAGTTAAGATCTCATCAGCAAAAACTACTATAACTGGAGTTGGAAACTTTTATACATCATCAGAAGATGAGGACGTCTGTCCTACATGTCTTGaag AATATACTACAGAGAACCCCAAGATAATGACCAAATGCTCTCATCATTTTCACCTGGGTTGCATTTATGAGTGGATGGAGAGAAGTGACAGTTGTCCAGTTTGTGgcaag GTGATGGTATTCGATGAAACAACATAA
- the LOC126714377 gene encoding AUGMIN subunit 5, with amino-acid sequence MQHQGSTSSLSSSSSAAAQPEAILEWLQKEMNYRPLGPYTGSSNKSQLPSIDSLRKICRGNMIPVWNFLLTRVKSEKTVENIRRNITVHGGGGGGESGGGGGGGSSVNLRKEEGRSRGSGRRKEKAVVVEEGLGAAEAREAALQERDAAAREVERLRNIVRRQRKDLRAKMLEVSREEAERKRMLDERTNYRHKQVMLKAYDQQCDEAAKIFAEYHKRLCCYVNQARDAQRLSVDSSVELNSFSLNSEKEAVYSTVKGSKSADDVIVIETNRERNIRKACESLAMHMIEKIRNSFPAYEGNGIHLNPQLEAAKLGFDFDGEIPDEVRTVIANCLKSPPQLLQLITAYALRLKTIISREIEKIDVRADAETLRYKYENNTVMDVSSPDVSSPLHYQLYGNGKIGDAPSRGTQNQLLERQKAHVQQFLATEDARNKAAEARDLCQKLVKRLHGSNDVVSSNSLGVGGASQNVGGLRQFELEVWAKEREAAGLRASLNTLMAEIQRLNKLCAERKEAEDSLKKKWKKIEEFDARRSELETIYTALLKANMDAAAFWNQQPLAAREYASSTIIPACSVVMDISNGAKDLIDKEVSAFYRSPDNSLYMLPSTPQALLESMGANGSTGPEAVAAAEKNAALLTARAGSRDLSAIPSICRVSAALQYPAGLEGSDASLSSVLESLEFCLKLRGSEASVLEDLAKAINLVHIRQDLVESGHALLNHAYRAQQEYERTTSYCLNLAAEQEKTVMEKWLPELKTAISNAQKSSEDCKYVRGLLDEWWEQPASTVVDWVTVDGQNVAAWHNHVKQLLAFYDKELL; translated from the exons ATGCAGCATCAGGGCTCGACGAGCTCGttgtcgtcgtcgtcgtcggcGGCGGCACAACCGGAGGCAATACTGGAATGGCTTCAGAAGGAGATGAATTACAGACCACTAGGTCCGTACACCGGGTCGAGCAACAAGTCACAGTTACCTTCCATTGACTCGCTCCGCAAGATTTGCCGCGGTAACATGATCCCCGTCTGGAATTTCCTCCTCACCCGCGTCAAGTCCGAGAAGACCGTCGAGAATATCCGCCGCAACATCACggttcatggtggtggtggtggtggagagaGTGGAGGCGGCGGCGGAGGTGGCAGTTCGGTGAATTTGAGGAAAGAGGAGGGTAGGAGTAGAGGAAGTGGGAGGAGGAAGGAGAAggcggtggtggtggaggagggATTGGGCGCGGCGGAGGCGAGGGAGGCGGCGTTGCAGGAGAGGGACGCGGCGGCGAGGGAAGTCGAGAGGTTGAGGAATATTGTGAGGAGACAGAGAAAAGATTTGAGGGCTAAGATGTTGGAGGTTTCGAGAGAAGAGGCCGAGCGGAAGAGAATGCTTGATGAGCGCACCAATTACAG GCACAAGCAGGTGATGCTGAAGGCTTATGACCAACAGTGTGATGAAGCAGCAAAAATATTTGCAGAGTATCACAAACGTCTCTGTTGCTATGTTAATCAAGCAAGGGATGCTCAAAGGTTAAGTGTTGATTCTTCAGTTGAGCTTAACAGCTTCAGTTTAAACAGTGAGAAAGAAGCAGTTTATTCAACTGTTAAGGGCAGTAAATCTGCAGATGATGTCATTGTTATCGAAACCAATCGGGAAAGAAATATCCGAAAGGCATGTGAATCTCTTGCTATGCATATGATTGAAAAAATACGCAATTCTTTTCCTGCTTATGAAGGAAATGGCATTCATTTGAATCCTCAATTGGAAGCAGCCAAGTTAGGATTTGATTTTGATGGTGAAATACCTGATGAGGTTAGAACCGTTATTGCAAATTGCTTGAAGAGTCCTCCTCAGTTGCTTCAGTTAATTACTGCATATGCTTTACGGCTGAAGACTATTATTTCTAGAGAAATCGAGAAAATTGATGTTAGAGCCGATGCAGAAACTCTAAG GTACAAGTATGAGAACAACACAGTCATGGATGTTTCTTCTCCTGATGTGAGCTCGCCATTACACTATCAGCTTTATGGCAACGGAAAGATAGGAGATGCACCTTCTAGAGGAACTCAAAATCAACTTCTTGAAAGACAG AAAGCTCATGTTCAACAATTTTTGGCTACTGAAGATGCCCGGAATAAAGCTGCAGAGGCTAGGGACTTGTGTCAAAAACTTGTAAAACGTTTACATGGAAGTAATGATGTAGTTTCCTCAAATTCACTTGGTGTTGGAGGTGCATCGCAAAATGTGGGAGGTCTTAGGCAATTCGAG TTGGAGGTATGGGCTAAGGAGCGAGAAGCTGCAGGGTTGAGGGCTAGCTTGAACACACTGATGGCTGAAATACAGCGTTTGAATAAACTATGTGCAGAGAGGAAAGAAGCTGAAgattctttaaaaaagaaatggaagaaGATTGAAGAGTTTGACGCCCGCAGATCTGAACTTGAAACCATATATACTGCTCTTCTTAAGGCTAACATG GATGCCGCTGCATTCTGGAATCAGCAGCCATTAGCTGCAAGGGAGTATGCATCAAGCACTATAATTCCAGCTTGCTCAGTTGTCATGGACATTTCCAATGGTGCAAAAGATCTTATTGATAAAGAAGTTTCTGCTTTCTATCGAAGTCCTGATAATAGCCTCTACATGCTTCCATCAACCCCACAG GCACTCTTGGAGTCCATGGGGGCCAATGGATCTACTGGACCTgaagctgttgctgctgctgaaAAGAATGCTGCTTTGTTGACTGCAAGAGCTGGTTCCAGGGATCTTTCTGCAATTCCATCAATATGCCGTGTTTCAGCCGCCCTTCAATATCCTGCTG GTTTGGAGGGTTCAGATGCTAGTTTATCATCAGTATTGGAGTCCCTGGAATTCTGTTTGAAACTTCGTGGTTCTGAGGCTAGCGTGCTGGAGGACTTGGCGAAGGCAATCAATTTGGTTCATATACGGCAAGATCTTGTTGAAAGTGGTCATGCATTGTTGAACCATGCTTACCGTGCTCAACAAGAATACGAAAG GACAACAAGCTACTGTTTGAATTTGGCTGCTGAACAAGAAAAAACTGTCATGGAGAAATGGTTGCCTGAACTTAAGACTGCAATCTCAAATGCTCAAAAGTCTTCAGAAGATTGTAAATATGTTAGGGGTTTG